Proteins from a genomic interval of Chitinophagales bacterium:
- a CDS encoding XdhC family protein, whose translation MKEIEKIIQAYQHIDWQREKVALGTVVKVEGSAYRRIGARMFVSNNGQWVGGISGGCLEGDALKRAQMAIMKNQSSIVVYDTTEDDPHQIGVGLGCNGRIEVLLTPIEENSPNNQIEFLKGITDQRNATILLQILSIEGKESNKRGHFYTSNNLLQLTNDVHTPLESIEEKIALVYQKRKSQVFAFTNKLGNECEILFELIRPKIKLVCIGDNYDINAFMGIAAELGWEIHVAGKARKLSKIVYQYAKRVYSIEEAKDIEIDDYTAVILMSHDYKTDLTLLQKYLTLDVPYIGLLGPKKRMIKMQDELADNKQDINLDNMPNLYAPVGLDIGAESPEEIALSIAAEIIAVFREREGGYLRNRKGSIHERE comes from the coding sequence ATGAAAGAAATCGAAAAAATCATCCAAGCCTACCAACACATTGACTGGCAAAGAGAAAAAGTAGCTTTGGGTACGGTCGTAAAAGTCGAAGGCTCGGCTTACCGCAGAATTGGCGCACGAATGTTTGTCAGCAACAATGGACAATGGGTCGGGGGCATCAGTGGTGGCTGTTTAGAAGGGGATGCGCTGAAAAGGGCACAAATGGCAATCATGAAAAACCAAAGTTCGATTGTGGTTTATGACACAACCGAAGACGATCCCCATCAAATCGGAGTAGGTTTGGGCTGCAATGGCCGCATCGAAGTATTGCTTACTCCAATTGAAGAAAACAGCCCAAACAATCAAATTGAATTTCTAAAAGGAATTACCGACCAAAGAAACGCCACCATTTTGCTCCAAATCCTAAGCATTGAAGGTAAGGAAAGCAACAAACGAGGTCATTTTTATACTTCCAACAACTTGCTTCAATTGACAAACGATGTACACACTCCATTAGAAAGCATTGAAGAAAAAATAGCCCTCGTTTACCAAAAGAGGAAATCCCAAGTATTTGCTTTTACCAATAAATTGGGCAATGAGTGTGAAATCCTATTTGAGTTGATTCGTCCCAAAATCAAACTTGTTTGCATTGGCGATAATTACGATATCAATGCTTTTATGGGCATTGCGGCTGAATTGGGCTGGGAAATCCACGTAGCAGGCAAAGCCCGCAAACTCAGCAAAATCGTTTACCAATACGCTAAAAGGGTATATTCTATTGAAGAAGCAAAAGACATAGAAATAGATGATTATACAGCTGTCATCTTGATGTCACATGACTACAAAACCGATTTAACCTTGCTCCAAAAATACCTCACCTTAGATGTGCCTTATATCGGTCTATTAGGACCCAAAAAACGGATGATAAAAATGCAAGATGAATTGGCAGACAATAAACAAGATATAAATTTAGATAACATGCCCAACTTGTATGCTCCAGTGGGTTTGGATATTGGAGCAGAAAGCCCAGAAGAAATCGCTTTGTCTATTGCAGCAGAAATCATTGCCGTTTTTAGGGAAAGAGAAGGTGGTTATTTGCGGAATCGAAAAGGTTCAATCCATGAAAGGGAATAA